In Akkermansia muciniphila, one DNA window encodes the following:
- a CDS encoding GspE/PulE family protein has protein sequence MYSNESYLIELLTQAGYLNEEILQYARSQKSPTQDLVDFLIQANYLTEDVIAQVAASNSLLPVVDLGAMHIPQEVRELITPELARRFRAIPISDDGFSINIAIDDPLNLETMDSLPQLMGRDVIFSVATRSAVESRLNEFYRDLSVPEETDGLEGEDAPIIRLVQQMLTDAFKMRASDIHIEPMENRLRIRYRVDGKLVEVATHPKKLLSPIIARLKVMSTTMSIAEKRMPQDGRIQMSIGGKQIDLRVSSVPSNHGESIVMRILDKSALVLGLPQLGFFSDDEAVFDRLITLPDGIILVTGPTGSGKTTTLYACLNHINRPDKKIITVEDPVEYELSGINQVMVKADIGMTFAAALRAMLRQAPNIIMIGEIRDMETASIAINASLTGHLVFSTLHTNDAPSAVARLADIGIKRFLIASSVRAIMAQRLVRKLCDRCKVDGALTEKQAHTLNIDMSRLAQGQIKAPHGCDFCRGGGFKGRMGLFEIFEIDDEVRRMINENLTSPQLRQRARELGMRTLREDGVRKVLAGLTSPEEVLNVTMGDAN, from the coding sequence GTGTACTCCAACGAATCATATCTCATCGAACTTCTTACGCAGGCCGGATATCTGAATGAAGAAATTCTTCAGTACGCGCGCAGTCAAAAATCTCCCACCCAGGACCTGGTCGATTTTTTGATTCAGGCCAATTATCTTACGGAAGACGTCATCGCCCAGGTGGCGGCGTCCAACTCCCTTCTCCCCGTTGTAGACCTGGGCGCCATGCACATTCCCCAGGAGGTGCGCGAACTCATCACGCCGGAACTTGCCAGACGTTTCCGGGCCATTCCCATTTCCGACGACGGTTTTTCCATCAACATAGCCATTGACGATCCCCTGAATCTGGAGACGATGGACAGCCTGCCCCAGCTGATGGGACGGGACGTGATTTTCAGCGTCGCCACCCGCAGCGCGGTAGAAAGCCGGTTAAATGAATTTTACCGGGATCTGAGCGTTCCGGAAGAAACCGACGGACTGGAAGGGGAGGACGCTCCCATTATCCGGCTGGTGCAGCAAATGCTGACGGACGCTTTCAAGATGAGGGCCTCCGATATTCACATTGAACCCATGGAAAACAGGCTCCGCATCCGCTACCGCGTGGACGGCAAGCTGGTGGAGGTTGCCACGCATCCCAAAAAATTGCTCAGCCCCATCATCGCGCGCCTCAAGGTAATGAGCACCACCATGAGCATTGCGGAAAAACGCATGCCCCAGGACGGACGCATCCAGATGAGCATCGGCGGCAAGCAAATCGACCTCCGTGTTTCCTCCGTCCCCAGCAACCACGGGGAAAGCATCGTCATGCGTATTCTGGATAAATCCGCCCTGGTGCTGGGCCTTCCCCAGCTCGGATTTTTCTCGGATGATGAAGCCGTGTTCGACCGCCTCATTACCCTGCCGGACGGCATTATCCTGGTAACGGGGCCTACCGGCTCCGGTAAGACCACGACCCTCTACGCGTGCCTGAACCACATCAACCGCCCGGATAAAAAAATCATCACGGTGGAAGATCCTGTGGAATATGAACTCTCCGGCATCAACCAGGTCATGGTGAAAGCGGATATCGGCATGACCTTCGCCGCCGCCCTGCGCGCCATGCTCCGCCAGGCTCCCAACATCATCATGATTGGGGAAATTCGAGACATGGAAACAGCCAGCATCGCCATCAACGCCTCCTTGACGGGGCACCTCGTATTCTCCACCCTTCACACCAATGATGCGCCCAGCGCCGTGGCCCGTCTGGCGGACATCGGCATCAAACGCTTCCTGATCGCCTCCTCCGTCCGCGCCATCATGGCCCAGCGTCTCGTCCGCAAGCTGTGTGACCGCTGCAAGGTGGACGGCGCTCTGACGGAAAAGCAGGCGCATACGCTGAACATTGATATGTCCCGCCTTGCCCAGGGCCAAATCAAGGCGCCCCACGGCTGCGACTTTTGCCGCGGCGGCGGATTCAAGGGACGAATGGGCCTGTTTGAAATTTTCGAAATCGACGACGAGGTGCGCCGCATGATTAACGAGAACCTGACTTCCCCCCAGCTGCGCCAGCGCGCCCGGGAACTGGGCATGAGAACCTTGAGAGAAGACGGCGTACGCAAAGTGCTGGCCGGGCTTACTTCTCCGGAAGAAGTGCTGAACGTCACCATGGGAGACGCCAACTGA
- the dusB gene encoding tRNA dihydrouridine synthase DusB, with protein MTFSNRPAPLPFFKTDFPLFLAPMAGVTDPIFRTICKELGVDVMVTEFVSAEGILQAWERNRRYAKIENAHRPIGIQLFGADGNHMGEAARMILDHEKPDFIDINFGCPVPKVVGKNGGSSLLKDLPLLASVAGSVVKAVGERIPVTAKIRIGWDFQSLCAMDACRLLENEGISMITIHGRTRSQQYSGTANWDIIDECARAMSVPVIGNGDISTPQAVAYVKENTAVSGVMIGRAAMENPWIFGDAKYYLLHGAMPPARAPQEKTNLILRHARMALESRHYGDELHTMRHMRSRILAYTKGFPGAKEMRSRLVRVSSMSELEDLLSNLPGQKP; from the coding sequence ATGACTTTTTCCAACCGTCCCGCTCCCCTCCCGTTCTTCAAAACGGATTTCCCACTATTCCTGGCTCCAATGGCAGGAGTGACGGACCCTATATTCCGCACCATCTGCAAGGAACTGGGAGTGGATGTGATGGTGACGGAATTCGTCTCTGCGGAAGGCATTCTCCAGGCATGGGAGAGGAACCGCAGGTACGCAAAGATAGAAAATGCCCATCGCCCCATAGGCATCCAGCTCTTCGGGGCGGACGGAAACCACATGGGAGAGGCGGCCAGAATGATCCTTGACCATGAGAAGCCGGATTTTATCGACATCAACTTCGGCTGCCCGGTTCCCAAAGTGGTTGGCAAAAATGGAGGTTCTTCCCTCCTGAAAGATCTGCCCCTGCTGGCTTCCGTAGCCGGAAGCGTCGTGAAAGCCGTAGGAGAACGAATCCCCGTCACAGCCAAAATACGCATTGGCTGGGATTTCCAGAGCCTGTGCGCCATGGACGCGTGCCGCCTGCTGGAGAATGAGGGAATTTCCATGATTACCATTCACGGACGCACCCGCTCCCAGCAGTATTCGGGGACGGCCAACTGGGACATTATTGACGAATGCGCGCGGGCCATGTCCGTGCCGGTTATCGGGAACGGGGATATTTCCACCCCGCAGGCAGTAGCGTATGTAAAAGAGAATACGGCCGTCAGCGGCGTCATGATTGGTCGTGCGGCCATGGAAAACCCATGGATTTTCGGAGACGCCAAGTATTATCTGCTGCACGGGGCCATGCCGCCGGCCAGAGCCCCGCAGGAAAAGACAAACCTGATTTTGCGGCATGCCCGGATGGCCCTGGAGTCCCGCCATTATGGGGACGAACTTCACACCATGCGCCATATGAGGTCACGAATCCTGGCTTATACGAAGGGATTTCCCGGCGCCAAGGAAATGCGCTCCCGCCTGGTGCGCGTATCCAGCATGTCGGAACTGGAAGACCTGCTTTCCAACCTTCCCGGCCAGAAGCCCTGA
- a CDS encoding YlbF family regulator, producing MNTPVLNDNLRAATEALCNLLAKEDKIVASKAKIGLFFQNPEATKLFEEVNAYGEELRNKHLAGMPPTEEEISKFDALRENVIKNDAARGFLEARQTIDELLNTINHYLGMSIDLGRAPTPEEIEEARQRAMSAQSSCSCGGQCDKENCDCEGKCDHDHKDGGCGCGNH from the coding sequence ATGAATACCCCCGTTCTCAACGACAACCTGCGCGCCGCCACGGAAGCCCTTTGCAACCTGCTCGCCAAGGAAGACAAAATTGTGGCCTCCAAGGCAAAAATAGGTCTCTTTTTCCAGAATCCTGAAGCAACCAAGCTTTTTGAGGAAGTCAACGCTTACGGTGAAGAACTGCGCAACAAGCACCTGGCCGGGATGCCTCCTACCGAAGAGGAAATTTCCAAGTTCGACGCCCTGCGTGAAAACGTCATCAAGAATGATGCGGCCCGCGGCTTCCTGGAAGCGCGCCAGACCATTGACGAACTTCTGAACACCATCAATCATTATCTGGGCATGTCCATTGACTTGGGCCGCGCCCCCACTCCTGAAGAAATAGAGGAAGCCCGCCAGCGCGCCATGAGCGCCCAGTCTTCCTGCTCCTGCGGCGGCCAGTGCGACAAGGAAAATTGTGATTGCGAGGGCAAGTGCGACCACGACCACAAGGACGGCGGTTGCGGCTGCGGCAACCATTAA
- a CDS encoding pyridoxal phosphate-dependent aminotransferase: MDMISPSIAALTPSLTLKVTNRAKAMKASGEEVYGLAGGEPEMDTPENIKQAAIEALNNGATKYTPSAGLPALRQAIAEKLKRENNLEYDFTQITVGAGAKHACFNAIMATVSEGDEVIIPAPYWVSYPEMVRMCGGIPVIVETTAENGWKLTAEQFEEAMTPRTKMVILTTPNNPTGAVYSEEELRALGEVALSEDILILADEIYEHLVYGDTKHVSIASLSPELYDLTITINGFSKGYAMTGWRLGYSAAPAAIAKAIQMIQDHTTSNVCTFAQYGGIEALTGDQSFISDMRDEYDMRRQYVYSRLSAIPNISVVEPQGAFYFFVDTSRLGLTSLNLCDKLLERYKVAAVPGIAFGNDKAIRISYCTTLDILKEALDRFEEFCKAH, translated from the coding sequence ATGGACATGATTTCCCCCAGCATTGCGGCATTGACCCCTTCCCTGACCCTCAAGGTGACCAACCGGGCCAAGGCTATGAAAGCCTCCGGTGAAGAAGTTTACGGTTTGGCAGGCGGTGAACCTGAAATGGACACCCCGGAAAACATCAAGCAGGCAGCCATCGAGGCCCTGAACAACGGAGCCACCAAATATACGCCTTCCGCCGGTCTGCCCGCACTCCGCCAGGCCATCGCTGAAAAGCTCAAGAGGGAAAACAACCTGGAATACGATTTCACCCAGATCACCGTGGGAGCCGGCGCCAAGCATGCCTGTTTCAACGCCATCATGGCGACCGTATCCGAGGGAGACGAAGTCATCATCCCCGCACCGTACTGGGTCAGCTATCCGGAAATGGTCCGCATGTGCGGCGGCATTCCCGTCATCGTGGAAACTACGGCGGAAAACGGATGGAAGCTTACCGCCGAACAATTTGAGGAAGCCATGACCCCCCGCACCAAAATGGTCATCCTCACTACCCCGAACAATCCGACCGGAGCCGTTTATTCCGAAGAAGAACTGCGCGCCCTGGGAGAAGTGGCCCTGAGCGAAGACATCCTCATCCTGGCTGATGAAATTTACGAACACCTCGTATATGGAGACACCAAGCACGTCAGCATCGCCTCCCTCAGTCCGGAACTGTACGACCTGACCATCACCATCAACGGCTTTTCCAAGGGCTACGCCATGACCGGCTGGCGCCTGGGCTACTCCGCAGCTCCGGCCGCCATTGCCAAGGCCATCCAGATGATTCAGGACCACACCACGTCCAACGTCTGCACCTTCGCCCAGTACGGCGGCATTGAGGCCCTTACGGGAGACCAGAGTTTCATCAGCGACATGCGCGACGAATACGACATGCGACGCCAGTACGTTTACTCCCGCCTCAGCGCCATCCCGAACATCAGCGTTGTGGAACCGCAGGGCGCTTTCTATTTCTTTGTGGACACGAGCAGGCTGGGGCTCACCTCCCTGAACCTGTGCGACAAGCTTCTGGAACGCTACAAGGTCGCGGCCGTCCCCGGCATCGCCTTCGGCAATGACAAGGCTATCCGCATCAGCTACTGCACCACGCTGGACATTCTGAAGGAAGCGCTGGACCGCTTTGAAGAATTCTGCAAGGCGCATTAA
- the murJ gene encoding murein biosynthesis integral membrane protein MurJ, with the protein MSLMRNSLVASSAIFACRLTGMVREVVYTSLFGATGALDAFYTAFRIPNLLRDLFAEGALSQSYTSVASKTREAQGDAAAWELTNKVATQLSTLMIAIVTLGILFAGPVMEALYSGDHSPAEQLFATDLSRLMWPFIGFASLSALIMGALNIVGVFGLPMLASAAFNVTSVLFGLLIGYFIDPSFGPKALYGFACGVTIGGMAQIAVQLPKLRKTGFRWKPNFRWDDSRMRKIWGLMLPSVLASGVTQFTIFINTGFALDLQKGSVTALTTAFRLWQLPVGLFGVATGMVVLPAVSRMMVGDGRKEVAVHIAKGLRLVAFFAVPAFLILSILGTEFVSAVYQWGRFNQEAVRYTGEVLGAYSLGLLGYAGTKVVQPVFLALEKRWVPLIAAAAALAISIGLNYCFVYILHKNAAWLALTTSVVTTFNFLFYFLYLRRQLGGADGRTLLSGLSRIMAAGILLGAVCWAGKTWFLQGFLNWPFPARVLGISLVCGCAGIVYLAAAFLLKTPELEAVRAKLLKR; encoded by the coding sequence ATGTCCCTGATGCGGAACAGCCTGGTTGCCTCCAGCGCTATCTTTGCCTGTCGCCTGACAGGCATGGTCAGGGAAGTTGTGTACACCTCCCTGTTCGGGGCTACCGGGGCCCTGGACGCCTTTTACACGGCTTTCCGCATCCCTAACCTGTTAAGGGACCTGTTTGCGGAAGGAGCTCTCTCCCAATCCTATACCAGCGTAGCCTCCAAAACGAGGGAGGCGCAGGGCGATGCGGCCGCGTGGGAACTGACCAACAAGGTGGCAACCCAGCTTTCCACCCTGATGATCGCTATTGTAACCCTGGGGATTCTGTTTGCGGGGCCCGTCATGGAAGCCCTTTACAGCGGGGATCACTCTCCGGCGGAGCAATTGTTCGCCACGGACCTGAGCCGCCTCATGTGGCCTTTCATCGGCTTCGCCTCCCTGTCCGCCCTCATCATGGGAGCGCTGAACATAGTGGGAGTTTTCGGATTGCCCATGCTGGCCTCCGCCGCTTTCAACGTTACTTCCGTCCTGTTCGGCCTGCTGATCGGATATTTCATTGATCCATCCTTCGGCCCCAAAGCTTTGTATGGTTTTGCCTGCGGCGTTACCATCGGGGGCATGGCCCAGATTGCCGTGCAGCTTCCCAAACTCAGAAAAACCGGCTTCCGCTGGAAACCCAATTTCCGCTGGGACGATTCCCGCATGCGCAAAATCTGGGGGCTGATGCTCCCCTCCGTGCTGGCTTCAGGCGTGACGCAATTCACCATCTTCATCAATACGGGGTTCGCTCTGGATCTCCAAAAAGGCTCCGTCACCGCCCTGACCACGGCGTTCCGACTCTGGCAGCTTCCCGTGGGGCTCTTCGGAGTAGCGACGGGCATGGTGGTGCTGCCCGCCGTTTCCCGCATGATGGTGGGAGACGGGAGAAAGGAAGTGGCCGTCCACATCGCCAAGGGGTTGCGGCTGGTGGCATTCTTTGCGGTACCCGCTTTTCTCATCCTCTCCATCCTGGGAACGGAATTCGTCTCCGCCGTATACCAGTGGGGGCGCTTTAACCAGGAGGCCGTGCGCTACACGGGGGAAGTGCTGGGGGCCTATTCCCTGGGCCTGCTGGGCTATGCCGGAACCAAGGTGGTGCAGCCCGTCTTCCTGGCTCTTGAAAAACGCTGGGTTCCTCTGATCGCCGCCGCCGCGGCTCTGGCCATCAGCATCGGCCTCAACTACTGTTTTGTCTATATCCTGCATAAAAACGCGGCGTGGCTGGCGCTGACCACCTCCGTAGTCACTACCTTCAATTTTCTCTTTTACTTCCTTTACCTGCGCCGCCAGCTGGGCGGCGCAGACGGACGGACGCTGCTTTCCGGGCTGTCCAGAATCATGGCGGCGGGAATATTGCTGGGTGCGGTGTGCTGGGCAGGCAAGACATGGTTCCTCCAGGGCTTCCTGAACTGGCCCTTCCCGGCCAGAGTGCTGGGGATATCCCTGGTCTGCGGCTGTGCCGGCATCGTTTATCTGGCAGCCGCTTTCCTGCTGAAAACGCCGGAGCTGGAAGCGGTGCGCGCCAAACTCCTGAAACGCTGA
- a CDS encoding adenylyltransferase/cytidyltransferase family protein: protein MKKVFVSGCYDIVHAGHIQFFEEARALGDFLIVSFASEPVLWHHKQRKPSIPDEHKKVLLESLRMVDKVILGTGMKKGLDFEEEFLQEKPDILAVTEDDLYSDIKKELCARVGADYVVLPKTPPKFTPVSTTMLVNRIKAPSSVPLRVDFAGGWLDVPRYSRKGSYVVNCAITPMVSLCEWPYEKRSGLGGSGAWAMLEGRDPVASELALGVGWQDPAVIAETGLCVWRSGSSPVLDVKGTGDFLEGRMAILYTGEEHDTPKMADEQRDYVRISQSSLIARTGVLERNINTLAAGVALYYSVQLDEGMRPLPDIPNALAKKYLGGGYGGYALYLFPCRDDRDQAVKDNPAMKKVEPYCRQLFK from the coding sequence ATGAAAAAAGTTTTCGTCTCCGGTTGCTATGATATTGTCCACGCTGGCCATATCCAGTTTTTTGAAGAAGCCCGTGCTCTGGGCGACTTTCTGATCGTCTCTTTTGCTTCGGAACCCGTGCTGTGGCACCACAAGCAGCGCAAGCCGTCCATTCCGGACGAACACAAAAAAGTTTTGCTGGAAAGCCTGCGCATGGTTGACAAGGTTATTCTGGGTACCGGCATGAAGAAAGGCCTGGATTTTGAAGAGGAATTTCTTCAGGAAAAACCGGACATTCTGGCCGTCACGGAAGATGACCTTTACAGCGATATCAAGAAAGAGCTGTGCGCCCGCGTCGGAGCCGATTATGTGGTGCTTCCCAAAACGCCCCCCAAATTCACTCCCGTTTCCACCACCATGCTGGTGAACCGCATTAAGGCTCCGTCCTCCGTACCTCTTCGCGTGGACTTCGCCGGGGGATGGCTGGATGTGCCCCGCTACTCCAGAAAAGGTTCCTATGTGGTCAACTGCGCCATCACCCCCATGGTTTCCCTCTGCGAATGGCCGTATGAAAAACGTTCCGGGTTGGGAGGTAGCGGCGCGTGGGCCATGTTGGAAGGGCGCGATCCGGTCGCTTCCGAACTCGCTCTGGGCGTCGGCTGGCAGGATCCCGCCGTCATCGCGGAAACGGGGTTGTGCGTATGGCGCTCCGGCAGTTCTCCGGTGCTGGACGTCAAAGGCACGGGCGACTTCCTGGAAGGCAGAATGGCTATTCTATACACGGGCGAGGAACACGACACTCCAAAAATGGCGGATGAACAACGGGACTACGTACGCATCTCCCAATCCTCCCTCATTGCCCGCACCGGAGTGCTGGAACGCAACATCAATACCCTGGCGGCAGGCGTAGCCCTGTATTACAGCGTACAGCTTGACGAAGGAATGCGGCCCCTGCCGGATATTCCCAACGCCCTTGCAAAAAAATACCTGGGGGGCGGCTACGGAGGATATGCCCTGTACCTTTTCCCCTGCCGGGATGATCGCGATCAGGCTGTCAAGGACAACCCGGCAATGAAAAAGGTGGAGCCTTATTGCCGCCAGCTGTTCAAGTAG
- a CDS encoding superoxide dismutase, translated as MTKKQNPSTIGYADGKYVLPPLPYAYDALEPMLDEKTVRIHHDKHHAAYVAGANAAAEKLREIADGKLDASATTNWVRNLSFNVSGHVLHTIYWTNMTPDPKKEPQGPLADAIKEKFGSLEAMMNEFKAASQGVEGSGWGILGVDPVSKTLVICGAEKHQNLEIPGLVPILVCDVWEHAYYLKHQNLRADYIEDFCRLINWDDVERRYQEAIAS; from the coding sequence ATGACTAAAAAGCAAAATCCCTCCACGATCGGTTATGCCGACGGCAAATATGTGTTACCTCCCCTTCCGTACGCCTACGACGCGCTTGAACCCATGCTGGATGAAAAGACCGTGCGCATCCACCACGACAAGCATCATGCGGCCTATGTCGCCGGCGCCAATGCCGCGGCTGAAAAGCTCCGTGAAATTGCGGACGGGAAGCTGGACGCTTCCGCCACCACCAACTGGGTGCGCAACTTGTCCTTCAATGTTTCCGGCCATGTTCTCCATACCATTTACTGGACCAACATGACGCCTGATCCCAAAAAAGAGCCGCAAGGACCTCTGGCAGATGCCATCAAGGAAAAATTCGGTTCTCTGGAAGCCATGATGAATGAATTCAAGGCGGCCTCCCAGGGCGTGGAAGGTTCCGGCTGGGGCATTCTGGGCGTGGACCCCGTCAGCAAGACGCTGGTAATCTGCGGGGCGGAAAAACATCAGAATCTGGAAATTCCCGGCCTTGTCCCCATTCTCGTCTGCGACGTTTGGGAACACGCTTATTATCTGAAGCACCAGAACCTCCGGGCGGACTATATTGAAGACTTCTGCCGCCTGATCAACTGGGACGATGTGGAACGCCGCTACCAGGAAGCCATAGCTTCCTGA
- a CDS encoding glycoside hydrolase family 10 protein, whose protein sequence is MTRFPLFRAFSCSLLALASQALGWQPSGESVPAVPQEFRAAWISTVHNIDWPSRSGLPGAAQRAELLNILNTCAQLKLNAVFLQVRPNADALYRSSLEPWSQWLSGPGVNPGYDPLAFAIQEAHRRGIELHAWFNPFRAKANVKHAVGRNHVSLMRPDLMKRTGSVLLMNPSASASRDHALKVIMDVVRRYDIDGVHLDDYFYPYPTPGRAWSPAAFGDGKSPSQRRSYIDDFVQDMYKSVKSSKPWVRVGVSPFGIWRPGVPGGIEAGVDAYEHLACDARKWLSRGWVDYLAPQLYWRCSPAKQSFPALMQWWAAQNSRRPVWPGIATARIMSSEDPGRPASEIAAQVNYSRSLARTAPGQCFWSIKSIMRNAGGIQKYLNRLYPSMAVPPAMPWCGTGTPGQPQNFYVADNGSTVTLSWQPSGNPSRKWAVQARYGSRWATRILLPGSQTRVTLPKSFLRDAGAVAVRGVSAYGAQGPASAVKR, encoded by the coding sequence ATGACCAGATTTCCCCTGTTTCGTGCCTTTTCCTGCTCCCTGCTTGCCCTGGCTTCCCAGGCGCTCGGGTGGCAGCCCTCCGGAGAATCCGTCCCCGCCGTCCCTCAGGAATTCCGCGCGGCATGGATATCCACCGTTCATAATATTGACTGGCCCTCCCGTTCCGGCCTCCCCGGAGCAGCCCAGCGCGCGGAGCTGTTGAACATTCTGAATACCTGCGCCCAGTTAAAGCTGAACGCCGTGTTTCTCCAGGTGCGCCCGAATGCCGACGCCCTGTACCGCTCTTCTCTGGAGCCATGGAGCCAGTGGCTCTCCGGCCCGGGAGTCAATCCGGGGTATGACCCTCTGGCCTTCGCCATTCAGGAGGCTCACCGCCGCGGCATTGAATTGCACGCCTGGTTCAACCCCTTCCGGGCAAAGGCCAACGTCAAGCATGCCGTAGGCCGCAACCATGTTTCCCTCATGCGCCCCGATTTGATGAAACGAACCGGCTCCGTGCTGCTGATGAACCCCAGCGCTTCCGCCTCCCGCGACCACGCGCTGAAAGTTATCATGGACGTCGTGCGCCGCTACGACATTGACGGGGTGCACCTGGACGACTATTTCTACCCCTACCCCACTCCCGGCCGGGCGTGGTCTCCCGCCGCCTTTGGAGACGGGAAATCTCCCTCCCAGCGCCGGAGCTATATCGACGACTTCGTGCAGGACATGTACAAATCCGTCAAATCTTCCAAACCCTGGGTGCGGGTGGGCGTCAGCCCGTTCGGCATCTGGAGGCCGGGCGTTCCCGGCGGCATTGAAGCGGGAGTGGACGCCTACGAGCACCTGGCCTGCGACGCCCGCAAGTGGCTTTCCCGCGGATGGGTGGATTACCTAGCCCCTCAGCTTTACTGGCGCTGCAGCCCGGCCAAGCAGAGCTTTCCCGCATTGATGCAATGGTGGGCAGCCCAGAACTCCAGACGCCCGGTGTGGCCCGGCATTGCCACGGCACGCATCATGAGCAGCGAAGACCCGGGCCGCCCCGCCTCTGAAATAGCGGCTCAGGTCAACTATTCCCGCAGCCTTGCCAGAACCGCCCCCGGGCAATGCTTCTGGAGCATCAAATCCATCATGCGGAATGCAGGAGGCATCCAGAAATACCTGAACAGATTGTATCCCTCCATGGCTGTTCCGCCCGCCATGCCCTGGTGCGGAACCGGCACGCCCGGACAACCGCAGAATTTTTACGTGGCGGACAACGGGTCCACCGTAACCCTCTCCTGGCAGCCGTCCGGCAATCCCTCCAGGAAATGGGCCGTTCAGGCGCGCTACGGCAGCCGGTGGGCCACGCGCATCCTCCTTCCGGGCAGCCAGACCCGCGTAACCCTGCCCAAATCTTTCCTGAGAGATGCGGGGGCTGTCGCCGTCAGGGGCGTCAGCGCCTACGGGGCCCAGGGGCCGGCATCGGCCGTCAAGAGGTAG
- the larB gene encoding nickel pincer cofactor biosynthesis protein LarB gives MNDITAILHQFEEGRLSTEEAAEKIRAATAPASSHTDIDYNRLERTGCPEVIYGAGKTPEQIEEIARSLLAAGQNVLATRLSGEALDYLTRAFPAADMHPEARLMRIAPNPVPRTKGFVGIVSAGTSDQSVAEEAALTAEFLGSRVVRYRDCGVAGLHRLVSHLDSIRQATALVAVAGMEGALPSVLAGLVKAPVIAVPTSVGYGTNFHGVTTLLAMMNSCANGVSVVNIDNGFGAGFNAHLINSLASRPC, from the coding sequence ATGAATGACATTACCGCCATCCTGCACCAGTTTGAGGAAGGCCGCCTTTCCACGGAGGAAGCGGCGGAAAAAATCCGGGCCGCCACCGCTCCCGCCTCTTCCCACACGGATATTGATTACAACCGCCTGGAACGTACCGGATGCCCGGAAGTCATTTACGGCGCAGGAAAAACGCCGGAGCAAATTGAAGAGATAGCCCGCAGTCTGCTTGCCGCCGGACAAAATGTTCTGGCTACGCGCCTGAGCGGGGAAGCTCTGGACTACCTGACCCGCGCCTTTCCGGCGGCGGACATGCACCCGGAAGCCCGTCTCATGCGCATTGCTCCGAATCCCGTCCCGCGGACGAAGGGTTTCGTCGGCATCGTCAGCGCGGGGACCTCGGACCAATCCGTAGCGGAGGAAGCCGCCCTGACGGCGGAATTTCTGGGCAGCCGTGTAGTCCGGTACCGGGACTGCGGCGTAGCCGGCCTGCACCGCCTGGTCTCCCATCTGGACTCCATTCGCCAAGCTACCGCGCTGGTGGCCGTGGCGGGCATGGAAGGAGCACTTCCCAGCGTGCTGGCAGGCCTGGTAAAGGCCCCCGTGATCGCCGTGCCTACGAGCGTGGGCTATGGAACCAATTTCCACGGGGTGACCACCCTGCTCGCCATGATGAATTCCTGCGCCAACGGAGTTTCCGTCGTCAACATAGACAACGGTTTCGGGGCCGGATTCAATGCCCACCTGATCAACAGCCTGGCGTCCAGGCCCTGCTGA
- the larE gene encoding ATP-dependent sacrificial sulfur transferase LarE, with amino-acid sequence MTTTPQTPFERLRAVLLPRERLAVALSGGLDSSVLLAAAVQILGADHCLALTAQTPYVMEEEVRDSTALCRRLGVRQEKLAFPIPPALANNPPLRCYLCKHALFSSLADKAAELGFPLLADGSNLDDLDDYRPGRRALQELGIPSPFLEAAMDKADIRRLACRLGLPESVSGKPAYACLLTRLEHNRPVTEALLRRVDAAESFLRTLGLKGCRVRVHGDSLARIELPEKEGDLFWNRKLAATVARRLRELGFRHITLDLEGYSRGSMNEPS; translated from the coding sequence ATGACGACGACGCCACAGACTCCGTTTGAACGGCTGCGCGCCGTCCTTCTCCCCAGGGAGCGCCTTGCCGTCGCCTTGTCCGGGGGGCTGGACAGCAGTGTGCTGCTTGCCGCCGCCGTCCAAATCCTGGGAGCGGATCACTGCCTGGCCCTGACCGCGCAAACGCCCTACGTGATGGAGGAGGAAGTGCGGGACAGCACGGCGTTATGCCGCCGCCTGGGTGTCCGGCAGGAAAAACTGGCGTTTCCCATCCCGCCCGCCCTTGCGAATAATCCGCCCCTGCGCTGCTACCTGTGCAAGCACGCCCTGTTTTCCTCCCTGGCAGACAAAGCGGCGGAGCTGGGGTTCCCCCTGCTGGCGGACGGCTCCAATCTTGACGACCTGGACGACTACCGGCCCGGACGCAGAGCTTTGCAGGAACTCGGCATTCCGAGTCCCTTTCTGGAAGCTGCCATGGACAAGGCGGATATCCGCCGTCTGGCCTGCCGGCTGGGCCTTCCGGAATCAGTCAGCGGCAAACCGGCCTACGCATGCCTGCTGACCCGGCTGGAGCACAACCGTCCCGTAACGGAAGCCCTGCTGAGACGCGTGGACGCAGCGGAATCTTTCCTGAGGACCCTGGGGCTGAAAGGCTGCCGCGTCCGTGTCCACGGAGACAGCCTGGCCCGCATTGAATTGCCGGAAAAGGAAGGCGACCTGTTCTGGAACAGGAAACTTGCCGCCACCGTGGCGCGCCGACTGCGGGAACTGGGTTTCCGCCACATCACCCTGGATCTGGAAGGATATTCCAGAGGGAGCATGAACGAACCATCATGA